One region of Purpureocillium takamizusanense chromosome 4, complete sequence genomic DNA includes:
- a CDS encoding uncharacterized protein (COG:S~EggNog:ENOG503P45R~SECRETED:SignalP(1-18~SECRETED:cutsite=ALA-LS~SECRETED:prob=0.3305)~TransMembrane:1 (n3-12c20/21o223-246i)) — protein MRLQTIASTIVLSGAALALSDSSPWVLLSTAKLRGASNNNQIQTNSEVLKHTKSVLAECPTDRYLVVTQPGVHAADLRRDEGCAMPHLCWAVDDSRVKSRYTVSEVVGSVAGSGIAEYIRSSCADKKKVVTVDEVALASLVGKNRAGALSSNDAVLADNIEAATTSDSYTFLFYSTPSEPAYEPEFVNPLHMDLKRDMEGTPIVRNTNSTQRDTRPLFEKYQFFTPGIFMGLLVALVLFSILGVGLKALSSLEVSYGAFEKEMGPAAQKKQQ, from the exons ATGCGCCTCCAAACAATCGCCAGCACTATTGTGCTGTCTGGAGCCGCGCTTGCTCTATCAGACTCGTCCCCCTGGGTGTTGCTTTCGACTGCCAA GCTCCGAGGTGCTTCCAACAACAATCAGATCCAGACGAACTCTGAGGTCCTGAAACATACAAAGAGTGTTCTTGCGGAATGCCCGACCGATCGATACCTCGTTGTGACCCAGCCCGGTGTCCACGCCGCTGACCTGCGCCGCGATGAGGGATGCGCAATGCCGCACCTGTGCTGGGCTGTAGATGACTCCAGGGTCAAGAGCCGGTATACTGTGTCCGAGGTCGTGGGCAGTGTAGCTGGTTCAGGTATTGCCGAATACATCAGGTCGTCATGTgccgacaagaagaaggtcgTCACCGTCGATGAAGTTGCCCTCGCCTCGTTGGTTGGCAAGAACCGAGCCGGCGCCTTGTCGAGCAACG ACGCCGTACTTGCCGACAACATCGAGGCTGCCACTACGTCAGACAGCTACACGTTCCTTTTCTACTCGACTCCCAGTGAGCCAGCTTACGAGCCCGAGTTTGTGAACCCTCTGCATATGGACCTTAAGAGAGACATGGAGGGAACACCCATCGTTCGAAACACCAACAGCACACAGAGGGATACTCGTCCTCTGTTCGAGAAGTACCAGTTCTTCACTCCTG GCATCTTTATGGGTTTGCTCGTGGCCCTGGTTCTGTTCTCGATCCTCGGCGTTGGTCTGAAGGCGTTGAGCAGCCTGGAAGTCTCGTACGGTGCCTTTGAGAAGGAGATGGGCCCTGCTGCTCAGAAGAAGCAGCAATAG
- a CDS encoding uncharacterized protein (COG:S~EggNog:ENOG503P3ZW), which yields MFFVKPRPKKSILPPPSKKRKTVSAVEEVAFDNDARHEFLTGFHKRKQQRIKFAQEQAAKQARQEKLEARKQMREERKREVEQHVETVNRLLRESGAVVDPIEAESDEEEASDEWDGIPDKPDFNIVDHEEEYVDEDRYTTVTIESVSVSRDGLSKPQLEDDEERGDNDKDDDEGDQGKAENKESSRPKKKKKKFRYETKIERQLTERKHRAKSKKY from the exons ATGTTTTTCGTGAAGCCGAGACCGAAGAAGAGCATACTGCCACCGCCAAGCAAAAAGAGGAAAACTGTAtcggccgtcgaggaagtTGCGTTCGACAATGACGCTCGCCATGAGTTTCTCACAGGCTTCCACAagcggaagcagcagcggatAAAGTTTGCGCAAGAGCAGGCAGCAAAACAAGCGCGGCAGGAAAAGCTGGAAGCCCGTAAACAG atgcgcgaggagcgcaagcGCGAGGTTGAGCAACACGTCGAAACCGTGAACCGACTGCTTAGAGAGTCTGGAGCCGTGGTTGACCCCATCGAGGCGGAGTCtgacgaagaggaagcgTCGGATGAATGGGACGGCATTCCTGACAAGCCCGACTTCAACATTGTCGACCACGAGGAGGAATACGTCGACGAGGATCGCTATACGACCGTGACGATTGAGTCTGTCTCCGTGTCCCGGGATGGACTAAGCAAACCACAACTAGAGGATGATGAAGAACGAGGCGACAatgacaaggacgacgacgaaggggATCAAGGCAAAGCGGAGAACAAAGAATCGAGCAGGCctaagaagaagaagaagaaatTCCGATACGAGACCAAAATTGAGCGCCAGCTGACGGAGAGGAAACATCGGGCCAAGTCAAAAAAATACTGA
- the TPM2 gene encoding tropomyosin-2 (COG:Z~BUSCO:EOG09264XUV~EggNog:ENOG503P2Z3) has protein sequence MDRIKEKMNSLRLENDEANAKIEELQAKNKVLEQEGLANEQEIKSLQHKNSILEGEVEKLEAQIKDFKKAADEGQQHGTQNETLQRRLQLLEDEAEEADKTLRETNEKLRQTDVKAGHFERKVQACEAERDQWEAKYEEMAKKYAALEKDLKDLQDEIGNI, from the exons ATGGATCGCATCAAGGAG AAAATGAACTCGCTCCGCTTGGAAAacgacgaggccaacgcCAAGATCGAGGAGCTTCAGGCGAAGAACAAGGTCTTGGAGCAGGAGGGCCTCGCCAACGAGCAGGAGATCAAGTCGCTCCAGCACAAGAACAGCATCCTCGAGGGTGAGgtggagaagctcgaggcccaAATCAAGGACTTCAAGAaggccgccgatgagggTCAACAACACGGCACCCAGAATGAGACGCTCCAGCGACggctgcagctccttgaAGACGAAGCTGAGGAGGCCGACAAGACTCTCCGTGAGACCAACGAGAA GCTCCGACAAACCGATGTCAAGGCCGGCCACTTCGAGCGCAAGGTGCAGGCGTGCGAGGCGGAGCGCGACCAGTGGGAGGCCAAATACGAAGAGATGGCTAAGAAGTACGCGGCCCTGGAGAAGGATCTGAAGGACCTGCAGGACGAGATCGGCAACATTTGA
- a CDS encoding uncharacterized protein (EggNog:ENOG503P2MG) yields the protein MLASHRDQENLAHSQQIPTKQQPKTPGARYPKTPLAFRNDENLPTAFAGKSGLGGAGTRPGGMNKMTAKKGQQQSLVTPMEPRTRAPLGNKTTNAKAKAGRSGGVKERVNEIEKSQAKHTTVQKPKLQPVDVAPIKIKIQPDSQESHSDLEDEPEYAPPPVAPLPYESDILPKGGLTSKGLKGKESFFKGFYQHYSRPDGNGMSREEKKFNEEMEAILRRVEERSQRELDDLQWSAADIEESMTAIQRKSEESKSEGARLRTGSLRNPPTITSKRAASALAMSSGAQKPASEKATVTSKAPRRPLSALMSRSRPAKPVTTTTTSATGNIAAEAASRTTIGYNKGRTASSMLSRRAPSVAERHKLGTRAPTPCDAGSDLTITPARIRHPSSRSETPAERLQFLSIFDDVDDEDLPLMRGALLDSDDDEEFEMKLTI from the exons ATGCTCGCGTCCCATCGCGACCAGGAGAACCTGGCGCACAGCCAGCAGATCCCCACGAAACAACAGCCGAAAACGCCCGGCGCACGATATCCCAAGACGCCGCTCGCGTTCCGCAACGATGAAAACCTACCGACCGCGTTTGCGGGCAAGTCGGGAttgggcggcgctggcacaAGACCAGGAGGGATGAACAAGATGACGGCTAAGAAGGGCCAGCAGCAATCTCTGGTGACGCCGATGG AGCCGCGGACAAGGGCGCCCCTGGGAAACAAGACCACAAATGCCAAAGCAAAGGCCGGACGAAGCGGCGGGGTCAAGGAAAGGGTCAATGAAATCGAAAAGTCTCAGGCAAAGCACACCACCGTACAGAAGCCAAAACTGCAGCCTGTCGATGTTGCACCCATCAAGATTAAGATTCAGCCGGACTCGCAGGAGAGCCATTCGGATCTGGAAGACGAGCCCGAGTATGCCCCACCACCGGTGGCTCCGCTGCCATACGAGTCGGATATTCTGCCGAAAGGCGGCCTTACATCCAAAGGCTTGAAGGGAAAAGAATCCTTCTTCAAGGGCTTCTACCAGCACTATAGTCGTCCTGACGGAAACGGCATGTCACGAGAGGAGAAGAAGTTCaacgaggagatggaggccaTCCTAAGACGGGTCGAGGAGCGCAGCCAACGTGAGCTTGATGACTTGCAGTGGAGCGCCGCAGACATCGAAGAATCTATGACGGCCATCCAACGTAAGTCCGAGGAAAGCAAATCCGAGGGAGCAAGGCTGAGGACCGGGTCGCTGCGGAATCCCCCAACCATTACGTCAAAGAGAGCGGCATCCGCACTGGCAATGTCGTCGGGTGCTCAGAAGCCAGCTTCAGAAAAGGCAACGGTGACTTCTAAggcccctcggcggcctctttCTGCCTTAATGTCTCGATCCAGGCCGGCAAAGccagtgacgacgacgacgacctcagCCACCGGCAACATAGCAGCGGAAGCTGCGTCGCGTACCACCATCGGCTATAACAAGGGTCGGACGGCTTCATCCATGCTgtcgcgtcgagcgccgAGTGTAGCCGAGCGGCACAAGCTGGGAACTCGAGCACCTACGCCTTGCGATGCAGGAAGCGACCTCACAATCACCCCGGCACGCATCCGTCACCCGTCGAGCCGCAGCGAGACACCCGCAGAGCGGCTACAGTTCTTGTCAATTttcgacgatgtcgacgacgaggacctgccGCTGATGCGGGGAGCACTCCTCGACtcagatgatgatgaggagtTTGAGATGAAGCTCACCATCTGA